A single Blastococcus colisei DNA region contains:
- a CDS encoding heterodisulfide reductase-related iron-sulfur binding cluster has translation MTGPLQIVLGTISVLFLIVSSVMAYRAVRAMVRIIRTGQPDGTRFGPVKNRLKTLAIESLGHTRMLKWSAIGAAHWFVFVGFYGLFLTLVEAFGEVWNPAFHLPIIGEWFLWNLFADLIGTGTILGILYLIYRRQKDHPRRQGRKSRFAGTNEGRGYFVEAVVLTVGVAILLIRALKVSSDLTDAPAWSHPVSGALATVLPDSPDLLTVVAFVKIVVSLTWLVVISRILNMGVAWHRFSAFFNIYFKREDDGSVALGPLQPMTSGGKPIDFEDPGEDDVFGRGKIEDFTWKGMLDFTTCTECGRCQSQCPAWNTGKPLSPKMVIMDLRDHLYAKAPYLLGEKTASETAPDYDVLKPSDEQVWASGYARIEGTNDAQAHRPLVGTLEEGGVIDPDVLWSCTSCGACVEQCPVDIEHVDHIMDMRRYQVLIESSFPSEAGVMLKNLENRGNPWGMGGNVREDWIKELDFEVTVADGPLDYDIEYLFWVGCAGAIDDRAKKVTKAVAELLNIAGVEFAVLGNGESCSGDPARRMGNEFLFQMLAQQNVETLDGVFEGRVPGMRKIVATCPHCFNSLGREYPQLEGHYEVVHHTQLLGQLIEEGRLTPVTPVDRKVTYHDPCFLGRHNKVYTPPREILDSVQGLSTQEMHRCKDRGFCCGAGGARMWMEEKIGKRINMERTEEALELDPDVISTACPFCITMLSDALTSKKQNGEAGEHVEVLDVSQILLRSMTPVAVGAQGAESGPDVGTAVDDVAGNRSAATEHGPTA, from the coding sequence ATGACGGGCCCGTTGCAGATCGTCCTCGGCACGATCAGCGTCCTGTTCCTGATCGTCTCGTCGGTGATGGCCTATCGGGCCGTCCGGGCGATGGTGCGGATCATCCGCACCGGTCAGCCCGACGGCACGCGGTTCGGCCCGGTGAAGAACCGGCTGAAGACGCTCGCGATCGAGTCGCTGGGCCACACCCGGATGCTCAAGTGGTCGGCCATCGGCGCCGCCCACTGGTTCGTCTTCGTCGGCTTCTACGGCCTCTTCCTCACCCTGGTCGAGGCGTTCGGCGAGGTCTGGAACCCGGCCTTCCACCTGCCGATCATCGGCGAGTGGTTCCTGTGGAACCTTTTCGCCGACCTCATCGGCACCGGCACGATCCTCGGGATCCTCTACCTGATCTACCGGCGCCAGAAGGACCACCCGCGCCGCCAGGGCCGGAAGAGCCGCTTCGCCGGCACCAACGAGGGCCGCGGCTACTTCGTCGAGGCCGTCGTCCTCACCGTCGGCGTCGCCATCCTGCTGATCCGCGCCCTGAAGGTCTCCTCCGACCTGACCGACGCCCCCGCCTGGTCGCACCCGGTCTCCGGCGCCCTGGCCACGGTCCTGCCCGACAGCCCCGACCTGCTCACGGTCGTCGCCTTCGTCAAGATCGTGGTGAGCCTGACCTGGCTGGTCGTCATCAGCCGGATCCTGAACATGGGCGTCGCCTGGCACCGGTTCAGCGCCTTCTTCAACATCTACTTCAAGCGCGAGGACGACGGCAGCGTCGCCCTCGGCCCGCTGCAGCCGATGACCAGCGGCGGCAAGCCCATCGACTTCGAGGATCCGGGCGAGGACGATGTCTTCGGCCGCGGCAAGATCGAGGACTTCACCTGGAAGGGGATGCTGGACTTCACCACCTGCACCGAGTGCGGGCGGTGCCAGAGCCAGTGCCCGGCCTGGAACACCGGCAAGCCGCTCAGCCCCAAGATGGTGATCATGGATCTTCGCGATCACCTCTACGCGAAGGCCCCCTACCTCCTCGGTGAGAAGACCGCGTCCGAGACCGCACCGGACTACGACGTCCTCAAGCCCAGCGACGAGCAGGTCTGGGCCTCCGGGTACGCCCGCATCGAGGGCACCAACGACGCCCAGGCCCACCGCCCGCTGGTCGGCACGCTCGAGGAGGGCGGGGTCATCGACCCCGACGTCCTGTGGAGCTGCACCAGCTGCGGCGCCTGCGTCGAGCAGTGCCCGGTCGACATCGAGCACGTCGACCACATCATGGACATGCGCCGCTACCAGGTGCTGATCGAGTCGAGCTTCCCCTCCGAGGCCGGCGTGATGCTGAAGAATCTCGAGAACCGCGGCAACCCCTGGGGCATGGGGGGCAACGTCCGCGAGGACTGGATCAAGGAGCTCGACTTCGAGGTGACGGTTGCCGACGGCCCGCTCGACTACGACATCGAGTACCTGTTCTGGGTCGGCTGCGCCGGCGCCATCGACGACCGTGCCAAGAAGGTCACCAAGGCCGTCGCCGAGCTGCTCAACATCGCCGGCGTCGAGTTCGCCGTCCTCGGCAACGGGGAGAGCTGCTCGGGCGACCCGGCCCGCCGCATGGGCAACGAGTTCCTGTTCCAGATGCTGGCGCAGCAGAACGTCGAGACCCTCGACGGCGTCTTCGAGGGTCGCGTGCCCGGGATGCGCAAGATCGTCGCCACCTGCCCGCACTGCTTCAACTCCCTCGGCAGGGAGTACCCGCAGCTCGAGGGCCACTACGAGGTCGTGCACCACACGCAGCTGCTCGGTCAGCTGATCGAGGAGGGCCGGCTCACGCCCGTCACGCCGGTCGATCGCAAGGTGACCTACCACGACCCGTGCTTCCTGGGCCGGCACAACAAGGTCTACACGCCTCCGCGGGAGATCCTCGACTCCGTCCAGGGCCTCTCCACCCAGGAGATGCACCGCTGCAAGGACCGCGGCTTCTGCTGCGGCGCCGGCGGCGCGCGCATGTGGATGGAGGAGAAGATCGGCAAGCGGATCAACATGGAGCGCACCGAGGAGGCCCTCGAGCTCGACCCCGACGTCATCTCCACGGCCTGCCCGTTCTGCATCACGATGCTGAGCGACGCGCTGACATCCAAGAAGCAGAACGGCGAGGCGGGCGAGCACGTCGAGGTCCTCGACGTCAGCCAGATCCTGCTGCGCTCGATGACCCCGGTCGCCGTCGGGGCACAGGGCGCCGAGTCCGGTCCCGACGTCGGGACGGCGGTCGACGACGTCGCCGGCAACCGTTCCGCGGCGACGGAGCACGGCCCGACCGCCTGA